GCTCTAAGACGTCCGGAGAAGCTGGGGTCTTAGGTATCCTGCTGCTGGTTTAGGCTAAGTCCAGAAGCTTAAGGAATTCCTGGGGCAAGGCTGTCTGTGTGGGCTAGGAAGACAGAATAGACTCTGGGACCGTGCAGCTGGGCACCTGGTTAGCATTTCTGTGTTTCAGAGAGGGGCCTGGGGCCCGGCCTGCTGCTGCCTTGCCCATGGTTGGTTAAGGGCCTACTTGAGGTTAGAGGGCCAGACTGAAGGTCTGGGCTGCAGACAGCAGCTGAAGAGGGGCCCCGAAGGCAGGGCTGAGCTAGGGGCTGCCAGGCCAGAGAAGTCAGAGTAGAGGGCAGTCCTGTCCGCCCCTACCTGAGGTGACCCGACCTTCCCCCAGGCGAATGTTCCCCACCTTCCAAGTGAAGCTCTTTGGAATGGACCCCATGGCTGACTACATGCTACTCATGGACTTTGTGCCTGTGGATGACAAGCGCTACCGGTGAGCAAGCCCTTGGGACCACTGGGACCAGCTGCGTGCGCAGGCAGCAGGGAGGGTGTCCCCGACGGCGGCGACAGACTTCACCACACAGGCCAAGCAACTCTTTCGTGACCGAGTCCTCCTGTACTGGCTGCTCCATCGACCGCTCCTGCCCTGCCCCCCTTTGCCCCACTCAGATCCCACCCCTGTTTATTCTCTAGAAGCGGCCTCAGAAACCCACTGTAGTCACCTCTTGAGCTTCTGGCAACAGGCAACTCAGATGCCTTTGCCTGTGTGCCAGGCCACTTTGCCCCTGTCTCCTGGTGAAGGTcttgtccccctccccccatctctagAGAACCTTCAGTTCCAGATCTATGCCGGAAAGGTGGGGTGGCTGGTAAAGATTATGCAGGGCGGGCCTGGGCAGCCTGGACAATTAACAGTAATTAATAAAGGGAACATGGGCCGCCCTGTGCCCAAAGCCACTGGCCGATGACGCCAAAACCAGTCTCCTGCATCCTGGGACCTAGGGCAGGCAGACCCGCTTGCAGCGAAATGCAATGCAAGGGGTGGGGAGTGGCTTCCTCTTTTTCTGCCCGCAGTAGGGCCCAGACTCCCGCGCCTCTTGTGTGTTGCAGCCTTAGGAAGTTTTCTGGTCTATCCACAAGCCCCTCTCTAGCCTCTATGACTTGGGAGTCTTGATTTCGCCGTGAACAGAAACAACTCTGAAACACGGGGTCTTCTTGTTGGCCTCTACATAgtatgaccccccccccccccccgttgccCTAGGTATGCCTTCCACAGCTCctcctggctggtggctggcaaGGCGGACCCCGCCACACCTGGCCGAGTGCACTACCACCCTGACTCTCCAGCAAAGGGCGCACAGTGGATGAAGCAAATCGTGTCTTTCGACAAGCTGAAGCTGACCAATAACCTGTTGGATGACAATGGCCACGTAGGAGACCCCTCTCCGCCTTCTGGGCTATCTCCCTGTGGCAGGCCTTCCCCACGGACCAGATACTGGGGTAGCCTTGGCCCGAGGGGGtcaccttccttcccttccccactcTGAGCTCACGGTGGGTGCCGAGGCCTGTGCAATCCCAGCCTGGGGGCCACTCTCCTGCTGGGTGGAGCTCTGTCTCACAACTACCACCCCCTGCAGGCCTGGGGCAAAACTTGGGGTCCTAAGGAAAGATCCGCAACCCCATCATTTACCAGCTGAAGCATCCTTCCCTGGAGGTTCTAAATGGGCTGCAAAGCCCTGTGCCGTCGGTAGAATGAGGGCGTTCGCCCAAACAGGCTAAGGAAATTCAGTGCTTACTTAGACTTGGTGATTCTGGCCCGAGTCTTCCTCCAGCCTCAGGCTAGAGCTGACTCCCACCCTTGTCTTCCAGATTATTCTCAACTCCATGCACAGATACCAACCCCGCTTCCATGTTGTCTACGTGGACCCTCGCAAAGACAGTGAGAAATACGCAGAGGAGAACTTCAAAACCTTTGTATTTGAGGAAACACGCTTCACTGCAGTCACCGCCTACCAGAACCACCGGGTGAGGGCCTGCTGGGGGGTCCTGGGGACAGGCACACCACTGCCCTCTCCCTCCACGGGCCGGCCCAACCTCCTATATCAGCTTGACCTCTGTAGCAGCAACTGTCACAGCAGCCTGAAAGTTTGTTTTCCAAACCATTCCGGAAACTCCCCATCAGAGGTCTGATCTGAGCTTCACGCAGATTCCTAGGGCGCCAACTCCGTTGCCCTCTTTGTGCTGGGGGGCTGAGGAGGGCGGAGGTGACTACATTCCCATCCCAGCCAGGGACACTCTCCCTCGTCGCTTAtttggggaggcaaagacaggtctAGTAAGAGAGGAGGCGCACCGTGCGGGGGCGGGGGCTGTTGTGGGCCCCTTCTCTTGTAGACAGCGTGCAAAGCCTACCCCTCCAAAGCTAGAAACGCTCCCTTGCCCGCCGGTCGGGCTGCTAGCATGGTTAGCTTCTGTCCACTTCCCCGCAGATCACGCAGCTTAAGATTGCCAGCAATCCCTTCGCCAAAGGCTTCCGGGACTGCGACCCCGAGGACTGGTGAGTGCCCTCCGAAGAAAGGCCAGCGCCTGGGCTTGGCCTGGACGCCGGTGGTGACCCACTCCCTTCCGCAGGCCCCGGAACCACCGCCCCGGAGCGCTGCCGCTTGTGAGTGCCTTTGCTCGCTCTCGGAACCCCGTGGCTTCCCCCACGCAGCCCAACGGCGCGGAGAAAGGTAGGACCTGGGGTCGTGGGATCGTGGCCGCAGCCCGTGCGCGCTCCGCCCGGGTCGGCCGCCGCCGCACCCCGCCTCGCCTGCACCCCGGGGCGTCGCGGCTTCACCAGTTGCACAAGGAGGTGGCGGGCGTGCAAGCGGGCACTCGTCTTCCCGCCCACTGCCCCGCCCGCCGCGCCCCGGACGCCGTGGACCCGGAGTGGGTTTGGGGACTGTGGTTCGGTTCGGCAGGTGCGTCCCAGACGGTCCGTGCCCcgctctcacccccccccccccccgctctccCCGCAGACGCAGCCGAAGCCCGGCGAGAGTTCGATCGTGACTCCGGACCCGCAGCGCTCGGCGACGCCGCGCACCCGCCGCAGCTGCTGGCGCGCGTGCTGAGCCCCGCACTGCCCGGGTCTGGCGGCCTCGTCCCACTACCTGGAGCGACCGGAGGCCGGCATAGCCCCCCGCACCCCGAGCTGCGCCTAGAGGCGCCGGGCGCGTCCGAGCCGCTGCACCACCATCCCTACAAGTACCCGGCCGCAGCCTACGACCACTACCTCGGGGCCAAGAGCCGGCCGGCGCCCTACCCGCTGCCCGGCCTGCGCGGCCACGGCTACCATCCGCACGCGCACCCACACGCGCAcccgcaccaccaccaccacccggcggtgAACCCggccgccgcagccgccgccgcggCAGCAGCCGCCGCCAACGTGTACTCGTCGGCGGCCGCGCCGCCTGGTGCCTATGACTACTGCCCCAGATAGTGCGCCCGCGCGCGGCCCCAAGGGCCACCTAAGGACGCGCTCCCCCGCTGGGGAGCCTTGCGGGCCTCCCGCCCGCTAGTGCCAAAGCTCCCGTCCGAGGCGGAAGGAAGTGGTATTTATTGTTCTCCGCGAGACCGCGTCGCCTCCGGCCCGGCCGGCTATTGCAGTGTAGACGACTCGAGTGAGCCCCGCCTGCGGGCGGTGTAGATACGTGTAGATATGTGTAGATACTGTAGATACTGCGCCGGCGCCGATTTCATAAACGGTTTCGCCTCTTTTGGAAATTGCCAGTGTGGCTCTTCATTTGCATCCCGTTCAAGCGGGCATCTTTGGGAGAGAGGGACTTAGTCTTCCCAGCCCTGGTCACTGGTGGGGGCTTGGAGCAGGGGTCTCCACAGCCCTACCCAGTCCTCCCCTCTCGttggcctctctgcctccctcccgcaGCTCCCCGGGTCCCCCACAGGCTGCCTGTCCCCAGGGCAGCCACTGGCTTTCCCTTTAGTTCCCCACAcctgaagctgctgctgctgatgtagGACTTGGGCCTGATCGCTGACCTGTTTGCAGGACTAGACCCTAATGTTTTTCTGAGGAAGCCGGGAATGATGGTCCTGACAGGACACTGTCCATCCGGCCTAGATGGCATGTGGGAAGACAAAAACAGGCGTGCTTTTCCAGCATTGCCCTGGTTTGGCACCAGCCCAGAGTTGAGTTCCTCCTGTTTATTGACTTTATTCACTGAATGTCCCCACACAGTGgcctgggagggtgggggggcgGGCGTACAATGACAGTGGTCGTGAGTCATCTTGAAACTCCCGTGTGAAGCAATTTTCCCCAGGCCAGGTGGCTGGGTGACCTGTCTCCATTAACTCAACACCATCCAAGTGGCCAAAGAAACCCTTTGATCCCTCCCTTCCTGAGCAGGAAGGGCCAGCCgaaggccagccagagttaaGGCTGGCTTATGCCTCAAACAAATGGGAAATGCCAGGTTCTACCACTGGCCCTCTGTTTCAGTGTGCTCATGGCACTTGCTGCCAGTGGAGACACCCCTTTCCCAGGCACTTCCAGAGGTTAGCCTCAAGTCTAACTTTGTCTCACGTCTGACCTGTCTGTCCCAGGTTGGGTGGCCAGCCCCTTCTTTCCAATGGCATCTAGCACCAGGGCATGAAGACTTCTGCAGCATCTGTCCGTATGTCCAGAGGAGACATAGCTTTAGGGCATTCTCCTGAGGGCAGCTATGGACACTTATTCCCAAGTCTGGCCCCTACCACACCTTCAAATGCAAGTTTCCTTCTGCAAGTGACAGCGGCCCTGCTCAAGGCCCCCTGTTCCACAGTGGCCTTGTACTCTTGTCCCTGGGAAGCCAGGGGCTCCATGTCCACGGGAGTAGTAGCCTGGGGTTTGTCCTGCAGAGGGCAATGGTCCGATTCAGGCAGCCCTTCTCCCCGTGGAATGCAGCCCTATCACATTCTTTCAACATGCAGGGAAATGGGGAAGGCTGTTTCATTAGAGACCTCCACTTCGGTGTTCTTTAAAGCTGAAGAGCGCTGTCCCCGCACCTGGCTTTTGTAAATAGAGGTGGAACACATCACAGAGCAGAGACCTTGAGTGTGCAACTCACTGGCCTTGAAAATATCCGTGCTCCCACAGAGCTGGCTCATTCACAAGAAGAACTGGGCCATGGCTAGCCACACAAGAGCACATTCTATGACTCAGGTCCTCACTGGTGTGATTCCTAGTGTAACCAGAGGCAGCAGGGAAGGATGCTCTCTGCAGCATGTGCCAGCCCTTAAAGACCAAGGGATGAACCTGGGAGCAGCTTGTAAACAGAAGACCACGCAGAGCACACTGCTGTCATGTTCTCCTTGCTCCTTCATGGTTTGCTGATCTCCCTATGGGCAGCTGCCTCTGAACAGCCCTTGATTGCCTTATGGGAGGCGgatttccagaattttctttttctctgatggccaatctaggtttttgtttgtttgcttggtggtggtggtggtggtggtggtggtggtggtgtgtgtgtgtgtgtgtgtgtgtgtgtgtgtgtattgatatacacaggcacactatatatacatacatacatgcacacattagatagatagatagatagatagatagatagataggtagatagataggtaggtagatagatagatagatagatagatagatatagatagatagagacagacagacagacagacagacagagacagaaacagagagacaaggagagggGGGTTTCACCAAGTAGCTCTGGGACagtcattatgtagaccagactggcctcaaactcacagagatccacctgcctttgcttcatgagggcaggattaaaggcgtgctccatcATACCCTGCCTTGTTTCTAAATGTGTACAACCCCAGTTCAGACTTTGCACCCCCAGTGTGATGGTATTTGGAGATAGAACCTTTAGGATGTGACTcagaggtgggggcaggtgggTGGGAGCAGGTAGAGTTCCCCTGAGAAGGATTAGTACCCATTTAAAAGATAACATAGGTGctgtagagatagctcagtggttaagagcactggctgcttttccagaggaaaaGCTCAAAAGTTCAGCTCaaagccacctgtaactccaatttcaggagCTATgacagatgccctcttctggtctccacaagcactgcacacacatggtacataggcaaaacacccatacacataaaataaaaataaaatttaaaagagggGCCCCTCACTCTTCTGCCACAGAGAGACTCAAGAATGTGGCCATCTGTAGCCCTATGAGAGCAAACTACTCCATCACCCTGATCTtcacttccagcctccagaaggaagaaagagaaatgagcacacctttaatcctagctcaggagacagacaggtgggtctttgtgaattctaggtcagcctggtctacatagagagttctaagacagtcagagctacaaagACCCTCCCTTCAAAAGGAGAcatgcctcctgctcctgccgcTAGCCAGTAGACATTGGGCGGTTCTTGGTTATCGTTGACTTGGATGACTAAGAGAGCCACTGTCTTCTCCTCCCACCTTAGCTGTAGTCACACTGCCTGCCCCGCCCTGTGTCAACTGCTGTGTTCTCTTCTATGGGGACAGAGGTTTTCTTTTACCTGCTCACCCACACCCCAGTGGCTGAGCTCTCCCCTGTGATGTCCCCAGGGATCCCTAGATGGCACAGATGGTCTGGGCTCCTATTCATGCCTCAAAATTCTTCAGAAACATAATAAACACCCAACTGGAGAACTATACTAACTAGGGAGGATGAGATGATGTCCAGAGCCACAGGCAGCCGGCGGCGAGTGGTCCCCAGGAGCGCCTGCTCGGCAATGGTGCCTTTGTGTAAAGGAAAGTGGGCGAGCACCATGCTGCCCTGGGTCTCCCCCAGAGGAACATTTGGGATGCAGAGGACAAGGGAAGCTGCCGAGGGATGCCTAGAGTTGTTGACAGGGAGACCCTGGCTGTTCTGCagctccagcccccagccccagctggGGATCCGGAGTGTGTGTGATCCTCGTGATGACAGTGTGGAGGATGAGACACCCAGCTCCAGGTGAACTACAGATCAAAGTGGCAGCCAGAAGGAGCAGGGCACTAGCAGGGATGAAGGGATGGCCAAGGAGGCATGATGGCAGGACAGGCTGCTCGGACTGggctgtgtgcctcagtttccctctgtgcTGTGGTGGTGCTGGGTCGGTGTAAAGGCTGGGGGTCTGCATGGACTCTGGGCTCTggccactctttttttttatgtttcctgtcctgtgtgtgtttcttggggTCCCAGCTGAGCTTGGCCAATGGGTCCCTCCTCCCCACTGCTCCTCCAGTATCTCTCAACCCACCTTCACATCCTGCTATGGATCCAGCCCAGAGCAAGTAGAGACTGGGCCCCTGGCCCTGCAAGGCTGCAGGACCTTCCTCCTGGCAGTGAGTCTCACGTTCTCTGCGTTTCCCTAACCACACATCAAGCCTTTGATTCAGTTCCCTTTCCTGCTTGTTGTATTACTTCAAACCAGATGGGCTCCTTAGATGAAGTCTGGAGACTCCATGTCTGTGTAATGCTGCCAGGTCTGTGTGTGGGAACAGCAGAGGCAAAGGTATTCGCTCACATCAgcctgctgggggaggggaatgtTAAGCTCTCACAGAACGAATTAAGCTGTCCTCTTAACTGTAAGGGATGGCGGTGCAACATCCTTTATCAGTTTTTGTTTGCCAATTCCAGGTGCCAATTTCATCCCCCCTGCTACGGTTCCCTGCTCCATTCCAGGACTCTGGGTTCAGGCTTCATCCTCACAGTGTTCCCACCTGTCTGAGACATGACTGCCTGTCTTTTACTGGGCCCTTGCCCACACATACCCCATACCCTCTGCTCTCCGCCATTCCAGCCCTGGTTCATGGCAGCACCTGCCTTCCacacttaccttttatcatagaCAGGTTTCTTAGGAGCCCCGCCCCCAAGACAGTTTCTCTTATGCTGTCACCACACAGCAAGGGTGGCAATGGAAGCACAAGCTCCCGAGAGGACTCTGCATTAGAGCCCGCACCCCAGGCCCCGGTCTGCTCCTAGGTGGGTGGAGCAGAACCATTCCCTGTACAGCTGACTCTTGGAGGCTGGTGAGCTGGTGGATAGGGTCAGCCTGGTAGACTTGGGGACATAGACCCGCCACCCTACTGTTCCTGGGCCTCCTCTTGTGGTAAAGGCCCCTCCCTCAAGGTGAGTGGACTTTCCTGAGGTGGGAGTATTCACCGGAGGAGTCCAGCCCACAGTCAGACCCCACCTCACGGGAACTGGCTGTATCTCTCCTGGCTCAAGAAGCTATcattgggcttctgaaacccagCACAGCCCTGCTCCCTCACAGGCTGCTGCTCAACAGCTCCAGAGGGTGTGGCCTCCTGGGGACCAGGTGCTGGGCCAGAATGGCCTCTAGGCCATTCTGACTGACCTACTGCTCAGTCTCAGGCTGTCCCTCGCTCtgggtgcctcagtttccctccagCACTGGTTCAGGGGATTCCCAGTCTATTGTCTTGCCTCTATCTAGACTAACTGATTATCTAGAAGGCAAGGATCCGATCACCAAAGGCTGgcttacagtaacagaaagcctGGGGTAAGCTATGATAAGATACTACCTCACGCCCCCTAGGATGGCTGTTCTTATTTGCTGGttgttggttgggttttgtttgttttgttttgttttttgagagagggtttctctgtggacctctggctgtctcagaactcattttgtagaccagattagcctcaaactcagagatctgcatgcctcactagtgctgggattaaaggaagacggatattcttaaaaacaaaacaaacagaaaatagcaGTGTGGCTGAGGTGGGCTTAGTGGTGGGCTCATGCCTAACACCCAAGAGACAAAATCCAGGTGAATTCAGTCCCCAGTTctgcaaaaggaagaaagacaagccAGCTGTGGAAGCTCTtagctgtaattccagctcttaggaggccaaggcagaggaTTAgacaagtctgaggccaacctgggttaacaaaaaacaaacaaacaaacaaaaaatccaaaaaacaaaaacaaacaaacaaacaaaaaaccaaaaacagcaacaacaacaacaacaaaccccacaaaTGACTAGCTAAAATAAATAGTAACTATAGAAGGAGCTTGCAATCACAGGTCCCAGGTACCTCAGGGGCAGGTGTACATCAGAGcagctggggtgggtggggcagaGATTCAATGATTTTATCATATGGTCTAGCAGTTCTACTTCTTGGGACACCTCAAAACAATTGAAATAGGGGCTCCACCCTGCATGTGCACACCCATGATCACAGCTGCATCACTCACAATAACTGAAAGGCAGAAGCAACCTATGTGACCCTGGGTAGATACATAGACACTAAGTGTTCATCCACACCGTGGACTATCACCTGGCCTTCAGAACGGAGGCAGACACCTGCTGCAGCAAGGAAGGGCATTGACAGTTTGCTCAGTAAATCACTAGTGATCAAAGGACCAGTTCTCAGTGACATCACGCATATGAGGCCACCAGAGGTCTGGAGACGGCTCTGGGTTAGGACCCAGGTCGATTCCCAACACCCGGATGtatctcacaaccatttgtaattccagtcccagtggatttgaagctctcttctggcctcctcatacGCTAGGTACTCATGTggtacatgcaggtaaaatacccatGCAAATAATACAGAATAACGTAAAACGCTGGGCGggggtggcgtacacctttaatgagagtgagaggcaggtggatctctgtgagttcaaggccagcctggtctacactacCAGGCTACCAGGATAGTCAAGGGCTACAtagtctcaacacacacacacacacacacacacacacacacacacacacacacacacaaagtaagaataaattaaaaacagaaagtaattaaaattttgtttttagttttagggtttttttgttattgttggtttttggatttttgtttttttgttttttgtttttttgttttgttttgttttggtttggtttttcgagacagggtttctctctgtagctttggagcctgtcctggatctcactctgtagaccaggctggcctcaaactcggagatccacctgcctctgccttccgagtgctgggattaaaggcgtggggcACTATGCCTAGCTGAATTAAAATTTTGAatgaggaactggggagatggctcagcagttaagaggacatgttgcttttgcagaggacctattCCACATAATGGTCActactatccataactccagtttcagaggatctgaagccctcttcagacctccatgggcaccaggcacaatagtggtgcatatacatacatgcaggcaaaactcttatacacagaaagtaaaataaatctgaaaacaatTTTGAATGGGAATTTGAGTGGAACAGGTTAGcattccaccccccacccccgtgcaacagccctggctgtcctggaactcactttgtagaccaggctggcctcgaactcacagagatccacctggctctgcctcctgagtgctgggattaaaggtgtgcaccaccacacctggctcaggttGGTacttttaagaaacaaacaaacaaaaaccttcacaTAAAATAAGGAAAGTAGAGCGGTGGGTGCCAGGAGCTGGGATGGGGCTGTTTACAGAGTCATTTCAGTTTTGCACAATAACACATTCTTGAGGTGGATGCTGGTGTCAGTTGCACAAACCACGCTCAGCACCACTGAACCACACCTACAAAGGGGTCGGGTGGATGGCAGTATTGCAGGGTCCGGTGGCAATGTTTATAAAGGGGTCAGGTGGATGGCAGTATTgtctttgctttttgctttttgctggagctggagcttagGGCCTTTGGACATGCCAGGCAAGTCCTGTACCACTGAGCAAACCCCTAGCCCCAAGTCATGTGCATTTACATATATCTGACAATAAAATCCATACAGTGTTTGTAGACCCCGCCCCACCCATGTCCCTCCCTAACAGGAGTGATTCTCCTACGAGGTTTCCACAATGGCTGGGAATGTTTTGTTGTTTGCCACTAAGGTGGGGTTGGATGCAGGTAAATGGTAAGTAGAGCCTAGGAATGTTCCTCAGCATTCTTTTGAGACGCAATCTCTACggagcccttgctgtcctggaactcactttgtagatcaggctggtctcaaagccacagagacccacctgccccCGTCTCCCGAGTGCTCCACCATACCCAACTCTGCTCAGTACCTTACAATGCATGAACTGCCTTTCACACATGGCTATTAGGTCCAAACATCAGAGAGTAATAGTGGAGAGGTCTGTGATAGACCCTTTCAGATAGCTAGTGTGTTCCAGGCAAGAGTTCAGCCTGGAGCCCCAAGTCCTACCAAGCATAATGCTTTCCTATTCAGTGGGAGCCGTCTTCTGGAGCTTCTGCCCCAGGTAGCCCTACACCTGCTGGTGAGGCTGCTGCCCAGACTGGATTAACTGAGGGGGCCCAACTGCAGTGGAGATATCCTTGAGAGACTTAGGAAGGCTGGTGATTGCCTTGTGGGAGCCCGGCTATTAGTACCCTTTCCCTAGATGTGGCCTCTGCAGACATCCCTGCTCTGACCATGTCTCCTCGCCCCCAGAGTGGAGGGTATCTGTGAAGCCACACATGGGACTGGTCAGTACTGCCATGCATCTATCACCAAGAAGACAGCAAATGTCCCAGCGCCTTCCTCCAATGAACAGTGCCGAGACTCAtgcccaccccagcccctggCCACTTGTGGTCCCCTGATACCTCGCTCTCAGTTCCTTCCTTGTGCAGCGTTGAGATCATAGATGCACAGCACAAGTCCCTGACCCTAGGGGACCAGTGACACTACTTGCTGTCTGGGTTTGGGTCCAGTCTGCCCCAGCAGGGGGGTGGCAAAAGTGCACGGGGACTTTCACACCATTGATGGTGTCGGAGTCACAGCTCTTGCTCTGAGGAGAGAGGTAACATTCACAGGTAGCcaggccactgtgcctggcagGATAGAGgagttctgctgtgggatggtctttctgtatgctatgaatatgtattgctttcattggttgctaaataaagctgtttgggccgATAGCCAGACAGAAtgaggttaggcgggacattcaaACTGAAGGTGAAGAAGGGCTGAATCAGGGCAGGCGCCAGCAGCTGCtgaaggaacaagatgccagagtACCAGTAAGCTACGGTCCACATGGCAATACaatgattaatagaaatgggttaacttaaatgtaagagctagttagtaataagcctgagcaatagaccaaatggtttgtaattaatataagcctcttagTGATTATTTAAAGGTGGCTGCAGAGTTCAGTAGTGGGTAGGGGATGGATGTAGGGAACCATGATGCTCCCACATCTGAGGTTCACATCAGCCTGGGATCAGGCAGTGGAATCGAGGAACAGCTGGCATGCTGCCCAGCAACTGACCCAGTTGGGGGTGAGGCTTGGAGCAAGTATGTCTGCAAAGAGGTAAAGAGATGTGTGCTCAACCGTCACAGCAGCCCCTGTCCAACCCAGGCCAAAGCGCAGGTGTGCCACAGCAGCAGGGCGGTGACTGTGCCAGGAAGAACAGCTCAGCAgtggaaaaggaaggaagtgcTGACCTAAGTGACTACAGAAGGCCCCAGCCCTGGTGTTGAGTAAAGGAAGCCTGGCCTGGCTGGCACTATGCTGCAGGACTCCACACACCCACAGAAAGGACAAAGCCTCAGTGAGGGTCAGCGTGGGCCAAGGGCTGCAGGCGTGGGAAGGCCCGTCACCACAGGGTGGGAGGATTTTATTGGGGAATGGAACTTTTGTTAAAACCTTGTCAAAACTGGGacaatggctcagtcagtaaagtgcttgctgaaccCAAGTGGAAAGCTGGGTGCAGCAGCACATACCTGGAACCCAGCACCCGAGAAATGGAGTCCTGGGACACTGGAATGGCTGACCTAGCTGAAGCtagaagttccaggtcagtgaaagACCCAGCTCAAAACATAACATGGCACATGGCCAAGGAGGACACCTGCTGTGATCTCTGGTCTTATACCCATGTGAgtgtatgtcacacacacacacacacgcacacacactcctttTCAAAACGGGATGGTAAGGGAAGGTGAATTTTACCAAGTGCAATTTCTCTTGTGCTAAAGAACGACTTGCTGGGATCTTTTCCTCTCATTCCAGCCTCTTTCTGGctacctccttttcctcctctcctgctaTAGCATGAACATGGTTTGTCTCTCCAGACTGACTGACATCCTGCCAGTATTGGGCAAGACTGACCGACATCCTGCTGGTGTCAGGTGGCTCATGGCAGAGGAAGATTGGTGATCTTTGCAGGGTGAGTTGGTCTCTCCAGAGCAG
Above is a window of Onychomys torridus chromosome 8, mOncTor1.1, whole genome shotgun sequence DNA encoding:
- the Tbx1 gene encoding T-box transcription factor TBX1 isoform X3, which gives rise to MFPTFQVKLFGMDPMADYMLLMDFVPVDDKRYRYAFHSSSWLVAGKADPATPGRVHYHPDSPAKGAQWMKQIVSFDKLKLTNNLLDDNGHIILNSMHRYQPRFHVVYVDPRKDSEKYAEENFKTFVFEETRFTAVTAYQNHRITQLKIASNPFAKGFRDCDPEDWPRNHRPGALPLVSAFARSRNPVASPTQPNGAEKDAAEARREFDRDSGPAALGDAAHPPQLLARVLSPALPGSGGLVPLPGATGGRHSPPHPELRLEAPGASEPLHHHPYKYPAAAYDHYLGAKSRPAPYPLPGLRGHGYHPHAHPHAHPHHHHHPAVNPAAAAAAAAAAAANVYSSAAAPPGAYDYCPR
- the Tbx1 gene encoding T-box transcription factor TBX1 isoform X2, yielding MHFSTVTRDMEAFAASSLSGLGAPSPGADPFGPREPPPPRYDPCAAAPGAPGPPPPRAYPFAPAPGAASSSAAEPEGPGATRAAAAKAPVKKNPKVASVSVQLEMKALWDEFNQLGTEMIVTKAGRRMFPTFQVKLFGMDPMADYMLLMDFVPVDDKRYRYAFHSSSWLVAGKADPATPGRVHYHPDSPAKGAQWMKQIVSFDKLKLTNNLLDDNGHIILNSMHRYQPRFHVVYVDPRKDSEKYAEENFKTFVFEETRFTAVTAYQNHRITQLKIASNPFAKGFRDCDPEDWPRNHRPGALPLVSAFARSRNPVASPTQPNGAEKDAAEARREFDRDSGPAALGDAAHPPQLLARVLSPALPGSGGLVPLPGATGGRHSPPHPELRLEAPGASEPLHHHPYKYPAAAYDHYLGAKSRPAPYPLPGLRGHGYHPHAHPHAHPHHHHHPAVNPAAAAAAAAAAAANVYSSAAAPPGAYDYCPR
- the Tbx1 gene encoding T-box transcription factor TBX1 isoform X1, giving the protein MDARSPLSARASAFSIASLVAAEASEGTAHRGPRPSDWAKLRRLPGSPAGMHFSTVTRDMEAFAASSLSGLGAPSPGADPFGPREPPPPRYDPCAAAPGAPGPPPPRAYPFAPAPGAASSSAAEPEGPGATRAAAAKAPVKKNPKVASVSVQLEMKALWDEFNQLGTEMIVTKAGRRMFPTFQVKLFGMDPMADYMLLMDFVPVDDKRYRYAFHSSSWLVAGKADPATPGRVHYHPDSPAKGAQWMKQIVSFDKLKLTNNLLDDNGHIILNSMHRYQPRFHVVYVDPRKDSEKYAEENFKTFVFEETRFTAVTAYQNHRITQLKIASNPFAKGFRDCDPEDWPRNHRPGALPLVSAFARSRNPVASPTQPNGAEKDAAEARREFDRDSGPAALGDAAHPPQLLARVLSPALPGSGGLVPLPGATGGRHSPPHPELRLEAPGASEPLHHHPYKYPAAAYDHYLGAKSRPAPYPLPGLRGHGYHPHAHPHAHPHHHHHPAVNPAAAAAAAAAAAANVYSSAAAPPGAYDYCPR